A single region of the Halopiger xanaduensis SH-6 genome encodes:
- a CDS encoding RNA 2'-phosphotransferase: MTAPIRTCPTHGPFSADGGDDCPACGERGSELLSSERRHRLSKFMSGALRHFPSDAGIDLDERGWAAYEDLVAAVERKYDWADERHVAEVIATDPKGRFERTSGNDGERNRVRAAYGHSVDVDLEPTAAPVPDELYHGTAPENLEPIREEGLKPMSRQQVHLSESREAARQVGQRHAADPVVLVVDAAAMLADGHRITKRGEETYTTDAVPPAHLERVASA; encoded by the coding sequence GTGACGGCACCGATTCGCACCTGTCCGACGCACGGACCGTTCTCGGCCGACGGCGGTGACGACTGTCCCGCCTGCGGCGAGCGCGGCTCCGAACTGCTCTCGAGCGAGCGCCGCCACCGGCTCTCGAAGTTCATGAGCGGCGCGCTCAGGCACTTCCCGTCGGACGCCGGCATCGACCTCGACGAGCGCGGCTGGGCGGCCTACGAGGACCTCGTGGCCGCGGTTGAGCGCAAATACGACTGGGCCGACGAGCGCCACGTCGCAGAGGTGATCGCGACGGATCCGAAGGGCCGATTCGAGCGAACGAGCGGCAACGACGGCGAACGGAATCGCGTCCGCGCCGCCTACGGCCACTCCGTCGACGTCGACCTCGAACCGACAGCGGCGCCCGTACCTGACGAACTCTACCACGGCACCGCGCCCGAGAACCTCGAGCCGATCCGCGAGGAGGGGCTCAAGCCGATGTCGCGCCAGCAGGTCCACCTCTCGGAGAGCCGCGAGGCTGCCCGACAGGTCGGACAGCGCCACGCCGCCGATCCGGTCGTGTTAGTCGTCGACGCCGCGGCGATGCTCGCGGATGGCCACCGGATCACCAAGCGCGGCGAGGAAACCTACACGACCGACGCGGTGCCGCCCGCGCACCTCGAGCGCGTGGCGTCGGCGTAG
- a CDS encoding amidohydrolase encodes MTEAADRLFTNAEIHSLTEPDTVYEAAAVRDGEIVRLADAYEVEFLAGVETEVIDCGGRVVLPGFIDAHTHMEQLGQHLVHADLSQADSADECLELLAAEAERTAADADGDASDDWILGFGYDESEWTDRSSRLTRADLDAVSEDRPIAALRVDLHTVSLNSAALERLADDLPESDLHYEDGEPTGVAVEDAAEAVRREVTADREAMREVLEAATERAVELGVTGVHDKVRNSKAPRVYRELAADGDLPLRVRIDYWSDHLESLVDVGLTTNAGGDLVRTGAIKSFSDGSLGSQTAKLREPYADAADDGEDEDARGQWVVDPDDLAALVERADDDGYQLTVHAIGDEAIEETLTRLEDTADPAGSRHRIEHAELATDDQFERMAEAGIVASMQPNFHRWADEGGLYDQRLGEERRKRTNRFRRALEAGAPLAFGSDCMPLDPLLGVHHAVNAPTEPQRLSVTEALRAYTSGAAYAGFDEDRLGTLEVGKRADLVVLEESPWERADRIDEIDVAMTVVDGEPVFDGRDQ; translated from the coding sequence ATGACCGAGGCCGCCGACCGCCTGTTTACGAACGCGGAGATCCACTCGCTGACGGAGCCCGATACCGTCTACGAAGCCGCGGCCGTCCGCGACGGCGAAATCGTCCGTCTCGCGGACGCCTACGAAGTCGAGTTCCTCGCCGGCGTCGAGACCGAGGTGATCGACTGCGGCGGACGGGTCGTCCTCCCCGGGTTCATCGACGCCCACACGCACATGGAGCAACTCGGCCAGCACTTGGTCCACGCGGACCTTTCGCAGGCCGACAGCGCCGACGAGTGTCTCGAGTTGCTCGCCGCGGAGGCCGAGCGCACCGCTGCGGACGCCGACGGCGACGCGTCGGACGACTGGATCCTCGGCTTCGGCTACGACGAGAGCGAGTGGACCGATCGCTCGAGCAGACTCACCCGCGCCGACCTCGATGCGGTCAGCGAGGACCGGCCGATCGCCGCGCTGCGGGTGGACCTGCACACCGTCTCGCTGAACTCCGCCGCCCTCGAGCGGCTGGCGGACGACCTTCCGGAGTCGGATCTACACTACGAGGACGGCGAGCCGACCGGCGTCGCCGTCGAGGACGCCGCCGAGGCCGTCCGCCGGGAGGTTACGGCCGACCGCGAGGCGATGCGCGAGGTCCTCGAGGCGGCGACCGAGCGCGCCGTCGAACTCGGCGTCACGGGGGTCCACGACAAAGTTCGCAATTCCAAGGCGCCCCGCGTCTACCGCGAGCTGGCCGCCGACGGCGACCTCCCGCTGCGCGTGCGGATCGACTACTGGAGCGACCACCTCGAGAGCCTGGTCGATGTCGGGTTGACGACCAACGCCGGCGGCGACCTGGTGCGGACGGGGGCGATAAAGTCCTTTTCGGACGGCAGTCTGGGAAGTCAGACGGCGAAGCTCCGGGAGCCGTACGCCGATGCGGCCGACGATGGCGAGGACGAGGACGCCCGCGGCCAGTGGGTCGTCGACCCCGACGACCTCGCCGCCCTCGTCGAGCGCGCCGACGACGACGGCTACCAGCTTACCGTCCACGCCATCGGCGACGAGGCCATCGAGGAGACGCTGACGCGACTCGAGGACACCGCCGATCCGGCCGGGAGCCGCCACCGAATCGAACACGCCGAACTCGCGACCGACGACCAGTTCGAGCGCATGGCCGAGGCGGGAATCGTCGCCTCCATGCAGCCGAACTTCCACCGCTGGGCCGATGAGGGCGGCCTCTACGATCAACGACTCGGGGAGGAGCGGCGCAAGCGGACCAACCGGTTCCGGCGCGCCCTCGAGGCGGGCGCCCCGCTCGCGTTCGGCTCGGACTGCATGCCGCTGGATCCGCTGCTGGGGGTCCACCACGCGGTCAACGCGCCGACCGAGCCCCAGCGGCTCTCGGTGACCGAGGCGCTGCGCGCGTACACGTCCGGCGCCGCCTACGCCGGCTTCGACGAGGACCGGCTCGGCACCCTCGAGGTCGGCAAGCGGGCGGATCTGGTCGTGCTCGAGGAATCGCCGTGGGAGCGAGCCGACCGGATCGACGAGATCGACGTGGCGATGACCGTCGTCGACGGAGAGCCGGTCTTCGACGGTCGCGATCAGTAG
- the nadC gene encoding carboxylating nicotinate-nucleotide diphosphorylase: MITDAQIERWLREDVGHHDVTNEVPGETTGRLVAKESGVAAGLEAAASVFEYLGVDVVDRLEDGTTLEEGDGLLQVEGAARDVLRGERVAVNLAGHASGIATRTRRVVDEARVESDDVRIAATRKTTPGLRGLEKRAVVAGGGDTHRLDLSHMVMVKDNHVAEMGLEDAIAHFQERTSFATKLDVEVETVADAPRAADAGADIVLLDNMTPAETREAVDALADYEGVLAEASGGITLETVADYAATGVDVISMGSLTHSAPSLDLSFRTGE, translated from the coding sequence ATGATCACCGACGCGCAGATCGAACGCTGGCTCCGCGAGGACGTCGGCCACCACGACGTGACGAACGAGGTCCCCGGCGAGACGACCGGCCGCCTCGTCGCGAAAGAATCCGGCGTCGCCGCCGGCCTCGAGGCCGCGGCGAGCGTCTTCGAGTACCTCGGCGTCGACGTGGTCGATCGTCTCGAGGATGGGACGACCCTCGAGGAGGGCGACGGACTCCTCCAGGTCGAGGGCGCGGCCCGGGACGTCCTCCGGGGCGAGCGCGTCGCGGTCAACCTCGCGGGCCACGCCTCGGGAATCGCGACGCGAACCCGTCGCGTCGTCGACGAAGCCCGGGTGGAATCGGACGACGTGCGCATCGCTGCGACGCGAAAGACGACACCCGGCCTGCGGGGCCTCGAGAAGCGGGCCGTCGTCGCCGGCGGCGGCGATACCCACCGGCTCGACCTCTCGCACATGGTGATGGTCAAGGACAACCACGTCGCCGAGATGGGCCTCGAAGACGCGATCGCACACTTTCAGGAGCGAACCTCGTTCGCCACGAAACTCGACGTCGAGGTCGAGACCGTCGCGGATGCACCGCGAGCGGCCGACGCGGGCGCCGACATCGTCCTGCTGGACAACATGACGCCCGCGGAGACCCGCGAGGCGGTCGACGCGCTCGCCGACTACGAGGGCGTGCTCGCGGAGGCCAGCGGCGGCATTACGCTCGAGACGGTCGCCGACTACGCCGCGACGGGCGTCGACGTCATCTCGATGGGATCGCTGACCCACTCGGCGCCGTCGCTGGATCTGTCGTTTCGGACCGGCGAGTGA
- the nadA gene encoding quinolinate synthase NadA gives MVTMETTELDTDLSLFKYDNLEQLPPRYRELEEEARTERIEAALEELGDDVVILGHNYQRREIVEHADFVGDSYQLSKEAAEADAEYVIFGGVTFMAESADIITDDDQTVILPSMEASCPMAGMAEALQVDSAWAEITAAAPDADIVPITYMNSYADLKAFCASQGGLVCTSSNAHKAFEYAFDKGDKVLFLPDKHLGENTAHRLDMESEIAEWDPWDPEGKDAAEVAERDIILWDGYCQVHERFREDHIEQIREDHPEANVVVHPECRREVVEAADVVGSTSTICETVANADPGETWAIGTEIHLTNHLQRWHPEVEVLPLCGEACMDCNAMRQIDPNYLTWVLEELVEGRERNVIEVAPEEKELAEVALDRMLEI, from the coding sequence ATGGTCACAATGGAAACGACGGAACTGGATACCGATCTGAGTCTGTTCAAATACGACAACCTCGAACAACTACCGCCCCGGTACCGGGAGCTCGAAGAGGAAGCGCGAACGGAGCGCATCGAGGCGGCACTCGAGGAGTTAGGCGACGACGTCGTAATTTTGGGACACAACTACCAGCGCCGGGAGATCGTCGAACACGCGGACTTCGTCGGCGACTCCTACCAGCTCTCGAAGGAGGCCGCCGAGGCCGACGCCGAGTACGTGATCTTCGGTGGCGTGACGTTCATGGCCGAGAGCGCGGACATCATTACTGACGACGACCAGACGGTCATCCTCCCGTCGATGGAGGCGTCGTGTCCGATGGCCGGGATGGCCGAGGCCCTGCAGGTCGACAGCGCGTGGGCCGAGATCACCGCGGCCGCGCCCGACGCCGACATCGTGCCGATCACCTACATGAACTCCTACGCGGACCTGAAGGCCTTCTGCGCGAGTCAGGGCGGGCTCGTCTGTACCTCCTCGAACGCGCACAAGGCCTTCGAGTACGCCTTCGACAAGGGCGATAAGGTCCTGTTCCTCCCCGACAAGCACCTCGGGGAGAACACCGCGCACCGGCTGGACATGGAAAGCGAAATCGCCGAATGGGATCCGTGGGACCCCGAAGGCAAGGACGCCGCGGAGGTCGCCGAGCGCGACATCATCCTCTGGGACGGCTACTGCCAGGTCCACGAGCGCTTCCGCGAGGACCACATCGAGCAGATCCGCGAGGACCACCCCGAGGCGAACGTCGTCGTCCACCCCGAGTGCCGCCGCGAGGTCGTCGAGGCCGCCGACGTCGTCGGCTCGACCAGCACTATCTGCGAGACCGTCGCGAACGCCGACCCCGGCGAAACGTGGGCCATCGGCACCGAGATCCACCTCACTAACCACCTCCAGCGCTGGCACCCCGAGGTCGAGGTGCTGCCGCTCTGCGGCGAGGCCTGCATGGACTGCAACGCCATGCGCCAGATCGATCCCAACTACCTGACGTGGGTCCTCGAGGAGCTCGTCGAGGGTCGCGAACGAAACGTGATCGAGGTCGCGCCGGAGGAGAAGGAACTCGCCGAGGTGGCGCTCGATCGAATGCTCGAGATTTAA
- a CDS encoding TrkH family potassium uptake protein: MRVEFRTVCRDVGRILQIVSLMMFVSTGIAILYDEFYAIPPLVVAGLVVFGAGAGLARQFSDAPEPNKLHGMLIAAAAWAAVGVLGGLPFLLIAWTIAIDPFPAWANAPALNETTAAFRDPLNGIFESLSGFTSTGLTMARTEEQLPATLLWWRSFTEWIGGVGVIVLTVAILARPGSGSLTLYESEARSTKIHPSIVSTVREIWKIYVILTVGGIALLFVAGMPLWGAINHAMTGIATGGFSIHADSIGHYDSAAIEYAVIPIMVAGSIAFPVHYLLFKGELENFYKDLQTRWVFIWFTVGSLALTGTLYLRGTYDTLEESFRHGLFQFVSGTSNAGFGTTAIGNGAEQIWTADATLIVCAGMLTGAAAGSTVGGIKLIRAITLVRGARWRIAGVFEPSSAVRRLRIGDRSLSETQASKELEEAAIVFVLWLLFLAVGVAVLLATLPTDVRAEYVLFEVMSAQSTVGLSAGITGPEMPTAAKLVFLLNMWVGRLEIIPVLVLFRGALLRAGLYR; the protein is encoded by the coding sequence ATGAGAGTCGAGTTTCGGACGGTCTGCCGGGACGTCGGCCGCATCCTGCAGATCGTCTCGCTGATGATGTTCGTTTCGACTGGAATCGCGATTCTCTACGACGAGTTCTACGCGATTCCGCCGCTCGTCGTCGCGGGGCTCGTCGTGTTCGGCGCCGGTGCCGGACTCGCACGCCAGTTTTCCGACGCGCCCGAACCGAACAAACTCCACGGGATGCTCATCGCGGCGGCCGCGTGGGCGGCGGTCGGCGTGCTCGGCGGGCTCCCATTCCTGCTGATCGCGTGGACGATCGCGATCGATCCGTTCCCCGCGTGGGCGAACGCCCCAGCGCTCAACGAGACGACCGCCGCCTTCCGCGATCCGCTGAACGGAATCTTCGAGAGCCTCAGCGGCTTCACCTCGACCGGGCTGACGATGGCCCGCACCGAGGAACAACTGCCGGCGACGCTCCTGTGGTGGCGCTCGTTCACCGAGTGGATCGGCGGCGTCGGCGTCATCGTCCTCACGGTTGCCATTTTGGCACGTCCCGGCAGCGGCTCGCTGACGCTGTACGAGAGCGAGGCTCGGTCGACGAAGATCCACCCCAGCATCGTCTCGACGGTCCGTGAGATCTGGAAGATTTACGTAATCCTTACCGTCGGCGGGATCGCGCTGCTCTTCGTCGCCGGCATGCCGCTGTGGGGCGCGATCAACCACGCGATGACCGGCATCGCCACCGGCGGGTTCTCGATTCACGCCGACTCGATCGGCCACTACGACAGCGCCGCGATCGAGTACGCCGTCATCCCGATCATGGTCGCCGGCAGCATTGCGTTTCCCGTCCATTACCTCCTGTTCAAGGGCGAACTCGAGAACTTCTACAAAGATCTGCAGACCCGCTGGGTGTTCATCTGGTTCACCGTCGGCTCGCTGGCCCTGACGGGCACGCTATACCTCCGGGGCACCTACGACACGCTCGAGGAGTCGTTCCGGCACGGGCTGTTCCAGTTCGTCTCCGGAACCTCCAACGCCGGGTTCGGCACGACGGCGATCGGCAACGGCGCCGAACAGATCTGGACCGCGGACGCCACGCTGATCGTCTGCGCCGGCATGCTCACCGGCGCCGCGGCCGGGTCGACCGTCGGCGGCATCAAGCTCATCCGTGCGATCACGCTGGTCAGGGGAGCCCGCTGGCGGATCGCCGGCGTCTTCGAACCCTCCTCCGCGGTCCGCCGGCTCCGCATCGGCGACCGATCGCTCAGCGAGACGCAGGCCAGCAAGGAACTCGAGGAGGCGGCGATCGTGTTCGTCCTCTGGCTGCTCTTTCTCGCGGTCGGCGTCGCCGTCCTGCTGGCGACGCTGCCGACCGACGTCCGCGCCGAGTACGTACTGTTCGAGGTGATGAGCGCCCAGAGTACGGTCGGCCTCTCCGCCGGGATCACGGGCCCGGAGATGCCCACGGCCGCGAAGCTCGTCTTCCTGCTGAACATGTGGGTCGGCCGCCTCGAGATTATCCCGGTGCTGGTGCTGTTCCGGGGCGCGTTGTTGCGAGCCGGGCTCTATCGATAG
- a CDS encoding DUF2267 domain-containing protein: MTSETSYTDFVGEVQHRIEAGRQAEAVRTTRAVLETLGERVEEGAATDVASPLPMEIDRYLLAADHGQQFDFDEFVTRVRERLNYEDLDLETGYGRPSGIDESDAVFRAKAVVALLAERVPGGEIGNIEAQLPDEYGELFELVDAETTPWEQRQG, encoded by the coding sequence ATGACGTCCGAGACGAGCTACACCGATTTCGTCGGCGAAGTACAGCACCGTATCGAAGCCGGCCGGCAGGCCGAAGCCGTCCGCACGACGCGGGCCGTCCTCGAGACGCTCGGCGAACGCGTTGAGGAGGGCGCCGCGACGGACGTCGCGAGCCCGCTGCCGATGGAGATCGACCGCTACCTGCTCGCGGCCGACCACGGCCAGCAGTTCGACTTCGACGAGTTCGTCACCCGCGTCCGCGAGCGGCTGAACTACGAGGATCTGGACCTCGAGACCGGCTACGGCCGGCCGTCGGGGATCGACGAATCGGACGCGGTGTTCCGAGCCAAGGCCGTCGTCGCGCTGCTGGCCGAGCGGGTCCCCGGCGGCGAGATAGGCAACATCGAGGCCCAACTCCCCGACGAGTACGGAGAGCTGTTCGAACTCGTCGACGCCGAGACGACGCCCTGGGAACAACGACAGGGATAG
- a CDS encoding potassium channel family protein, which translates to MRSTDRGCGGPDERKRAASGGPGEIHMYIVIIGAGSIGSNLIDLAVDDGNDVVVIESDEERANEVSAEYDCLVLNADATNHGTLQDAEIDRADAVISTTDVDAVNIMVMLLAQEHDVPNLVSVVHDPDNLPVFEKIGVTLIENPQRLIADYLYHSVRYPNVSDFVELDDRTELVELTVTEDAPMNGQVLSTAQEKGRLPEGCLVVALERDGEVQAPKGGTTIRAGDTVTVFTDDATLSDAVAAFTSSQ; encoded by the coding sequence GTGCGGTCGACGGACCGCGGCTGCGGTGGCCCTGACGAGCGCAAGCGGGCCGCGTCCGGTGGCCCTGGTGAGATTCACATGTATATCGTAATCATCGGCGCGGGAAGCATCGGCTCGAACCTGATCGATCTCGCGGTCGACGACGGGAACGACGTGGTCGTCATCGAGAGCGACGAGGAGCGGGCCAACGAGGTCTCGGCGGAGTACGACTGCCTCGTCCTGAACGCCGACGCGACGAACCACGGCACGCTGCAGGACGCCGAGATCGACCGCGCGGATGCCGTGATTTCGACGACGGACGTCGACGCGGTCAACATCATGGTGATGTTGCTCGCGCAGGAACACGACGTGCCCAATCTGGTGAGCGTCGTCCACGACCCCGATAACCTGCCGGTGTTCGAAAAGATCGGCGTCACGCTGATCGAGAACCCGCAGCGGCTGATCGCCGACTACCTCTATCACTCCGTGCGCTACCCGAACGTCAGCGACTTCGTCGAGCTCGACGATCGGACGGAACTGGTCGAACTGACCGTGACCGAGGACGCGCCGATGAACGGGCAGGTGCTGTCGACGGCCCAGGAGAAGGGCCGACTTCCCGAGGGGTGTCTCGTCGTCGCCCTCGAGCGCGACGGTGAGGTACAAGCGCCGAAGGGCGGAACGACGATTCGCGCCGGCGATACGGTGACGGTCTTTACGGACGACGCGACGCTGTCGGACGCGGTCGCGGCGTTTACGAGTTCACAGTAA
- a CDS encoding L-aspartate oxidase: MTDTTSDRAYDTADVLVVGSGIAGCAAALAAAREGADVLLVTKAERPDDASTDWAQGGISTTRGDPESLKEDIIAASDGTADPEAVDVLVENADDAVEDVLIDTLGIEFDEAGRSDDGDAAFDYAREAAHSEERILHVDASTGSHILRPFLHYVDDRERIEVRQDTAALELITHEGRVHGIVSDEEPEGHPIYAGATILATGGIGALYGRSTNPDDATGDGIAMAALAGADVADLEYVQFHPTAYAGDDPFLLSEALRGEGAVLRNGEDERFMPDYHPDAELASRDVVARAVATEREATGEVVLDVSPLEFETDFPDLAQKCRERGLEGDEIPVAPCEHFCCGGIDVDDRGRTSLDQLYAVGECARSGVHGANRLASTSLLEGLVWGLRAGEDAAAADVAPDVVDAPDLLNRDPDLPERFAAEKFTRLKQTMDEYLGLERDPDEIARASAVLRRLKGEVDAYIRTRTSRDLYELRNASVVALLIARAASENPESKGCHYVVDGAAEPTAEPPADD; this comes from the coding sequence ATGACTGACACCACCTCAGACCGCGCGTACGACACCGCGGACGTCCTCGTCGTCGGCAGCGGTATCGCGGGCTGTGCGGCCGCGCTCGCCGCCGCCCGCGAGGGTGCCGACGTCCTACTGGTGACCAAGGCCGAACGCCCCGACGACGCCAGCACCGACTGGGCGCAGGGCGGCATCTCGACCACCCGCGGCGACCCCGAGTCGCTCAAGGAAGACATCATCGCGGCCAGCGACGGTACCGCCGATCCCGAGGCCGTCGACGTGCTCGTCGAAAACGCCGACGACGCCGTCGAGGACGTGCTCATCGACACGCTCGGGATCGAATTCGACGAGGCAGGGCGCAGTGACGACGGCGACGCCGCGTTCGACTACGCCCGCGAGGCCGCCCACTCCGAGGAGCGCATCCTCCACGTCGACGCCTCCACCGGCTCTCACATCCTGCGGCCGTTCCTGCACTACGTCGACGACCGCGAGCGCATCGAGGTCCGGCAGGATACCGCAGCCCTGGAGTTGATCACCCACGAGGGACGCGTCCACGGCATCGTCAGCGACGAGGAACCGGAGGGCCACCCCATCTACGCCGGCGCGACGATTCTGGCGACCGGCGGCATCGGCGCGCTCTACGGCCGATCGACCAACCCCGACGACGCGACCGGTGACGGGATCGCCATGGCCGCGCTCGCGGGCGCCGACGTGGCGGACCTCGAGTACGTGCAGTTCCATCCAACCGCCTATGCGGGGGACGACCCCTTCCTGCTCTCCGAAGCCTTGCGAGGGGAGGGCGCAGTGCTCCGCAACGGCGAGGACGAGCGGTTCATGCCCGACTACCACCCCGACGCCGAACTCGCATCCCGCGACGTCGTCGCCCGCGCGGTCGCGACCGAGCGCGAGGCGACCGGCGAGGTCGTGCTGGACGTGAGCCCCCTCGAGTTTGAGACCGACTTTCCCGACCTCGCACAGAAGTGCCGCGAGCGCGGTCTCGAGGGCGACGAGATCCCCGTCGCGCCCTGCGAGCACTTCTGCTGCGGCGGCATCGACGTCGACGATCGCGGCCGGACATCGCTCGATCAGCTCTACGCCGTCGGCGAGTGCGCCCGGTCCGGCGTCCACGGCGCGAACCGGCTGGCGAGTACGAGCCTGCTCGAGGGGCTGGTCTGGGGGCTCCGCGCGGGGGAAGATGCAGCCGCCGCAGACGTCGCGCCCGATGTCGTCGACGCCCCCGACCTCCTGAACCGCGACCCCGACCTCCCCGAGCGCTTCGCCGCCGAGAAGTTCACCCGCCTGAAGCAAACGATGGACGAGTATCTGGGCCTCGAGCGCGACCCCGACGAGATCGCCCGCGCGAGCGCCGTCCTTCGGCGACTCAAGGGCGAGGTCGACGCGTACATCCGCACGCGGACGTCGCGGGACCTCTACGAACTCCGGAACGCAAGCGTCGTCGCGCTGCTGATCGCCCGCGCCGCGAGCGAGAATCCGGAGTCGAAGGGGTGTCACTACGTCGTCGACGGTGCGGCGGAACCGACCGCGGAGCCGCCGGCGGACGACTAA
- a CDS encoding HalOD1 output domain-containing protein has protein sequence MHSVLADHDRALVHRAHFDPAAPDQLVDAIVTAVATVADREPASIPPLAETTDIDALEALIAHARTTGSAIDTTAVVEGLDVRVVSDGRILVYDRTGLDAVAAAASPQPSAQSASASAGEPAHDSGTDAESN, from the coding sequence ATGCACTCCGTTCTCGCCGATCACGACCGGGCGCTCGTCCACCGCGCCCACTTCGATCCCGCCGCGCCCGATCAACTGGTGGACGCGATCGTCACTGCGGTCGCGACCGTCGCCGATCGGGAGCCCGCGTCGATCCCGCCGCTGGCCGAGACGACCGACATCGACGCGCTCGAGGCGCTGATCGCCCACGCGCGGACGACCGGGTCCGCGATCGATACAACTGCCGTCGTCGAGGGGCTGGACGTTCGGGTGGTGTCCGACGGGCGAATTCTGGTGTACGACCGCACCGGGTTGGACGCCGTCGCGGCGGCCGCCTCGCCGCAGCCGTCGGCACAATCCGCGTCCGCATCCGCGGGCGAGCCAGCACACGACTCCGGAACTGACGCCGAAAGCAACTGA
- a CDS encoding helix-turn-helix domain-containing protein yields MSASRVIAELTLAHPELVLAPTIEAVPEVSAELEYQTIAGPGEYYLFFEVYGGDFGRFDRAIADDPTVSEPSIIIDGGDFRVYRMRLTSAERLVLPRAAELGMRVLRAESAPGGWAATLEVPDLDDLRAFREHCRDKDVDVIVDRLYHADDTSAESGGAYGLTAVQRETLAAAYDAGYFNEPRDASVADLADRLGISSSAASSRLRRAMRALVQSTLRR; encoded by the coding sequence ATGAGCGCCTCGCGAGTCATCGCCGAACTCACGCTCGCCCACCCGGAGCTCGTGCTCGCGCCGACGATCGAGGCCGTCCCCGAGGTGTCCGCCGAACTCGAGTACCAGACGATCGCCGGGCCGGGCGAGTACTACCTCTTCTTCGAGGTGTACGGCGGCGATTTCGGTCGCTTCGACCGGGCGATCGCAGACGATCCGACGGTGTCGGAGCCGTCGATCATCATCGACGGCGGTGACTTCCGCGTGTACCGGATGCGGCTGACGTCGGCGGAGCGACTCGTCCTGCCCCGCGCCGCCGAACTCGGCATGCGCGTCCTCCGCGCCGAGAGCGCCCCCGGCGGCTGGGCGGCGACGCTCGAGGTTCCCGACCTCGACGACTTGCGGGCGTTTCGAGAGCACTGTCGGGACAAAGATGTCGACGTTATCGTCGATCGGCTCTATCACGCCGACGACACCAGCGCGGAGTCGGGCGGCGCCTACGGGCTGACGGCGGTTCAACGGGAAACCCTCGCAGCTGCGTACGACGCCGGCTACTTCAACGAGCCGCGGGACGCCTCGGTCGCAGATCTGGCCGATCGGCTCGGGATCTCCTCGTCCGCGGCAAGTAGCCGGCTCCGTCGGGCAATGCGTGCGCTCGTCCAGAGTACCCTTCGCCGGTGA
- the gfo6 gene encoding D-xylose 1-dehydrogenase Gfo6, producing the protein MALEDAFDDFTHRDWVQETVDGTVRLAVVGIGGFARNRALPGIAAGRYCETTALVTGSPDRARTIAGEFDVEHVIGYDAFRAGNHAETYDAVYVATPNSTHGEYAIAAAEHGKHVLCEKPLETTVDRAEEIVDACSDNGVTLMTAYRLQTEPVVRRTREFVRDGVIGEVVQVHGGFAHPLLDHAGPDTWRLDPDLAGGGALVDLGVYPLNTTRYVLDCDPTAVYATTRSNGGPFADVDEHVAFQLEFPTGATASCTASFDAHASSQLELVGTDGKIAISSPFGGVVPQDIVVESGEMRTEYTGPPVDEVCEEFDYFGYCVLTGADPEPDGADGVADLRAIEAAYESAETERRVALE; encoded by the coding sequence ATGGCACTCGAGGACGCGTTCGACGACTTCACCCACCGCGACTGGGTGCAGGAGACCGTCGACGGCACGGTTCGGCTCGCCGTCGTCGGAATCGGCGGCTTCGCTCGTAACCGCGCACTCCCGGGAATCGCCGCCGGTCGCTACTGCGAGACGACGGCGCTGGTCACGGGTTCGCCCGACCGCGCGCGGACGATCGCCGGAGAGTTCGACGTCGAGCACGTCATCGGCTACGACGCGTTTCGCGCCGGCAATCACGCGGAGACGTACGACGCGGTCTACGTCGCGACGCCGAATTCGACTCACGGTGAATACGCGATCGCCGCCGCCGAGCACGGGAAACACGTCCTCTGCGAGAAACCGCTCGAGACGACGGTCGACCGCGCCGAGGAAATCGTCGACGCCTGCAGCGACAACGGCGTGACGCTGATGACGGCCTACCGGCTCCAGACCGAGCCGGTGGTTCGCCGAACCCGCGAGTTCGTCCGCGACGGCGTCATCGGGGAGGTCGTGCAGGTCCACGGCGGGTTCGCTCACCCGCTGTTGGACCACGCCGGCCCAGACACCTGGCGCCTCGATCCCGACCTCGCCGGCGGCGGCGCGCTCGTCGACCTCGGGGTCTACCCGCTGAACACCACGCGATACGTGCTCGACTGCGATCCGACGGCCGTCTACGCGACGACCCGCTCGAACGGCGGCCCGTTCGCGGACGTCGACGAGCACGTCGCCTTCCAGCTCGAGTTTCCGACGGGCGCGACGGCCTCCTGTACGGCGAGTTTCGACGCCCACGCCAGCAGCCAGCTCGAGCTGGTCGGCACCGACGGCAAGATCGCGATTTCGTCGCCGTTCGGCGGCGTCGTCCCGCAGGACATCGTCGTCGAGAGCGGCGAGATGCGGACGGAGTACACCGGCCCGCCGGTCGACGAAGTTTGCGAAGAGTTCGACTACTTCGGGTACTGCGTGTTGACCGGCGCCGATCCCGAACCGGACGGGGCGGACGGCGTGGCGGATCTGCGTGCGATCGAGGCCGCCTACGAGTCGGCCGAGACGGAACGGCGGGTCGCGCTCGAGTGA